In Arenicella xantha, the genomic window TAAGCAATGTTGCAATTGGCGTAGAAGATATCAGCGCATTAATTGCTTTTGCTAAACAGGAAGACATCGGGCTCACCATTGTCGGGCCAGAAGCACCGCTCGTTTTAGGCGTGGTCGATGCTTTTACCGACGCCGAGCTATTATGTTTTGGGCCGAGTGCGGGCGCAGCGCAATTAGAAGGCTCCAAAGCTTTCAGCAAAGATTTTCTCGCACGTCACGGAATTCCAACGGCGGCTTATCAAGTATTCACCGACGCTGAGCAAGCTTGCGCATACATTGCCGAGCAAGGTGCTCCCATTGTGGTAAAAGCAGATGGTTTAGCCGCTGGCAAGGGAGTCATCGTGGCACTCACAGTTGAGCAAGCGCAAGCCGCTGCTCGCGACATGTTACTCGACAATAAATTCGGTGATGCCGGCGCACGAGTCGTCGTCGAAGAGTTTATGCAAGGCGAAGAAGCCAGCTTTATCTGCATGGTCGACGGCGATAACATTCTGCCGCTAGCCACTTCGCAAGACCACAAAGCACGTGACAACGGCGACCAAGGCCCGAATACCGGCGGCATGGGCGCGTACTCTCCAGCTCCAGTTGTTACGCCAGACATGCACGATACCATTATGCAGCAGGTGATTTTCCCAACTGTCGCCGGCATCAAACAAGATGGCTACCCTTACACCGGTTTTTTGTACGCTGGGCTCATGATTACCCCTGAAGGTATACCCAAGGTAGTCGAATATAATTGCCGCTTTGGTGACCCTGAAACGCAACCCATTATGATGCGCTTGCAATCTGATCTAGTGGAACTTTGCCTCGCTGCGTTAGATCAAAACCTAGGCGAGATTCAGGCTGACTGGGACCCTCGCGCGGCGGTAGGCGTGGTACTCGCTGCTGGCGGTTACCCCGAATCTTACGCCAAAGGTAACGTCATCTCGGGATTAGATGATTGTGACACTGAACACTGCAAAACCTTTCATGCCGGTACTAGCTTGAACAACGACGACGTAGTAACCAGCGGTGGCCGTGTACTATGTGTAACCGCGTTGGGCGACTCAGTAACACAAGCACAACAGCGCGCCTACCAATCGGTAAACGCCATCAATTGGGACGGCATGTTTTATCGCTCCGACATCGCCTATCGAGCCATAGCTCGAGAAGCCAGCTCGGAATAAACCGCTAACAATCAGCGAACAAGCCATGCAAGCCTATTTAGATCTCCTGCAAGACGTATACGACCACGGTGTTGGCAAAGATGACCGTACCGGCACCGGTACGCGGAGTGTATTTGGTCGACAATTACGTTGTGATTTAGCCGAAGGCTTCCCACTCCTAACGACCAAAAAAGTGTTCTTACGGGGCATTATTCATGAACTATTGTGGTTTGTGCGCGGCGATACCAATATCAAATATTTGGTCGACAATAACGTCGGCATTTGGAATGAGTGGCCATTTCAAAATTACCTAAAATCTAAAGGGTTAGACAACAAGCTGGAAAAACACGGTTGCGATTGGCAGTACCAGCTTGAGGAATTTATCGGAAAAATCCAGCGCGATGACACCTTCGCTCAACAATGGGGCGAACTCGGGCCAGTTTATGGCAAGCAGTGGCGTAACTTCTCTGGTGTAGATCAACTTGATTGGGTCATCAATGAAATCAAAACTAACCCCAATTCACGTCGCTTAATTGTTTCAGCATGGAACCCTGGCGAAATTGAAGAGATGGCCAAAGCGGGTCTGCCACCGTGTCACACCCTGTTCCAATTCTATGTGTCACACGACAACAAGCTAAGTTGCCAACTATATCAACGCAGCGCCGATTTATTTTTGGGCGTGCCGTTTAATATTGCCAGCTACGCGTTACTCACCATGATGGTCGCCCAAGTATGTAAATTGCAACTCGGCGAGTTTGTACACACCTTTGGCGACGTGCATATATACAGCAATCATGAAGAGCAGGTACGCACACAGCTCAGTCGCACACCTAAACCGTTACCCAAGATGACTCTTAACCCAAGCGTTACGGACTTGTTCGAATTTCGTTTCGAAGATTTTGAGCTCACTGAATACCATCCAGATGCGGCGATTCGCGCCCCCGTAGCGGTCTAACTCGGAGATTGATTATGCAAGTAATCTTAATTGCCGCGCTCGGCGAAAATGGCGAGATGGGGCATAACAATGAACTGCTGTGGCATCTACCCGGCGACCTTCCGCGCTTCAAACAAATCACCATGGGTTCGCCAATCATTATGGGCCGCAAAACCTACGACTCAATTGGCCGCCCACTACCTGGTCGATTAAATATTGTGTTAACTGAGAATCAACAATGGCACGCTGATGGCGTATCAGTGGCGGCCTCGTTGGACGCTGCACTCAGCCTCGCAGAAGCAGAGAAAACTGGCAAAGCCTTTGTGATCGGCGGCGGCCAGATCTATAAACTATTCTTAGCATATGCGACCAGCATGGAGCTCACCGAAGTATTTGACACACCGGTGGCCGACACCTATTTCCCATTTTTCTCGAACACTGATTTCAAAGAAATTCAGCGCATCAAGATCACCGACAATGACCCTAAATTTGATTACGTGACCTACCAGAGAGTGTAAATCTATGACCCCCGAACAAGCCAAACAACTCGTTGCCGAAGCGGCCATTGAATATCTAGAATGGGACTGGGTTATCGGTGTTGGTACCGGCTCTACCGCCAACCTGTTTATCGACGAGCTGGCTAAAATGAAAGCCAATATCGACGGCACTGTAGCAAGTTCCGAAGCCTCCGCTGAGCGCTTACGAGCCCACGGCATCAAAGTCTATGAACTCGATCAAGTCGGCGACTTGCCAATCTACGTAGACGGCGCCGACGAAGCAACTAAGCACCTACATTTAATCAAGGGCGGCGGTGCAGCATTAACCCGTGAGAAAATTGTGGCGGCCGCTAGCGCTAAATTTGTCTGCATTGCAGACGACTCGAAATTAGTCGACACCTTAGGCGCATTCCCACTGCCTATTGAAGTCATTCCAATGGCTAAATCGTATATTGCTCGGCAACTGGTCAAACTCGGCGGCAACCCTGTTTTGCGCGAAGGCGTGACTACCGATAACGGCAATATCATTATCGATGTGCACGACCTCAACATTGCCAACCCAGTCGAATTAGAACGGCAAATTAATCAGCTAGCCGGTGTGGTGACAAACGGTTTATTTGCCCAACGTGGGGCAGACGTTTTGCTACTCGGCGGTGAGAACGGTGTCACCAAAATGACGTTGTAGCCAGCAAAGGACGCTAGCAAAAAGTGACGTGTGCGGTCGATGGATTGCCACGTCACCGCGCTGCTCACAATGACCGAAGTAATAAGCTTCAGCAGCAATCAAGGTTTCTCGCCGAACCACTTACATCACGCGACTATATAAGCGCGTCATAAGCGCGTCATAAGCGCGTCATAAGAGCTCCGTCAGAACCTCGTCATCCTGAAGAACCGAGCGACGAAGGATCTAAACCGCAGAGCTAAGCTTCTACACCACTCGGCGGCAACTCAAGCTCCCCTTGAATAATATCTTTTAGCGCATAGTACGATGGCATTTTGCGTAGATAGCCTTCACGGTGATCGACTAAGCCGTAACCCGGATTAATCAATTGCCACCAATAAACCCGCTCAACCCAACCTGTTTGCCACGCAATCTGGTAATACCATTTCAGGTATTTAGCCTGCGTTTCCTCGTCCACGGTTCGAGTTGGA contains:
- the purD gene encoding phosphoribosylamine--glycine ligase, yielding MKVLIIGSGGREHAFAWKVAQSPQVSQVFVAPGNAGTAREAKVSNVAIGVEDISALIAFAKQEDIGLTIVGPEAPLVLGVVDAFTDAELLCFGPSAGAAQLEGSKAFSKDFLARHGIPTAAYQVFTDAEQACAYIAEQGAPIVVKADGLAAGKGVIVALTVEQAQAAARDMLLDNKFGDAGARVVVEEFMQGEEASFICMVDGDNILPLATSQDHKARDNGDQGPNTGGMGAYSPAPVVTPDMHDTIMQQVIFPTVAGIKQDGYPYTGFLYAGLMITPEGIPKVVEYNCRFGDPETQPIMMRLQSDLVELCLAALDQNLGEIQADWDPRAAVGVVLAAGGYPESYAKGNVISGLDDCDTEHCKTFHAGTSLNNDDVVTSGGRVLCVTALGDSVTQAQQRAYQSVNAINWDGMFYRSDIAYRAIAREASSE
- the thyA gene encoding thymidylate synthase, which translates into the protein MQAYLDLLQDVYDHGVGKDDRTGTGTRSVFGRQLRCDLAEGFPLLTTKKVFLRGIIHELLWFVRGDTNIKYLVDNNVGIWNEWPFQNYLKSKGLDNKLEKHGCDWQYQLEEFIGKIQRDDTFAQQWGELGPVYGKQWRNFSGVDQLDWVINEIKTNPNSRRLIVSAWNPGEIEEMAKAGLPPCHTLFQFYVSHDNKLSCQLYQRSADLFLGVPFNIASYALLTMMVAQVCKLQLGEFVHTFGDVHIYSNHEEQVRTQLSRTPKPLPKMTLNPSVTDLFEFRFEDFELTEYHPDAAIRAPVAV
- the rpiA gene encoding ribose-5-phosphate isomerase RpiA, encoding MTPEQAKQLVAEAAIEYLEWDWVIGVGTGSTANLFIDELAKMKANIDGTVASSEASAERLRAHGIKVYELDQVGDLPIYVDGADEATKHLHLIKGGGAALTREKIVAAASAKFVCIADDSKLVDTLGAFPLPIEVIPMAKSYIARQLVKLGGNPVLREGVTTDNGNIIIDVHDLNIANPVELERQINQLAGVVTNGLFAQRGADVLLLGGENGVTKMTL
- a CDS encoding dihydrofolate reductase; this translates as MQVILIAALGENGEMGHNNELLWHLPGDLPRFKQITMGSPIIMGRKTYDSIGRPLPGRLNIVLTENQQWHADGVSVAASLDAALSLAEAEKTGKAFVIGGGQIYKLFLAYATSMELTEVFDTPVADTYFPFFSNTDFKEIQRIKITDNDPKFDYVTYQRV